The nucleotide window TAGCCCAGCTTCTCCGTCCGCCGCTTCAGAAGCTGCTGTTGGCTGACGGGCGTTTCCACAATAATGCGGTGCACGCCGAATTCCGCATCCAGCGCGTGAAACAATATGTCGGTTGATTCACCTGGGCCCGCCAGGATTACAATTTTCTTGGTGGACATCATACAACGGAAGTACTGGAAGTGTTCTGCTGCAGCTCGGTTGCCAAATCCCCCATCGACTGACTAACCATGCCGTAGGTGCGCTGCAGATTGCGGTAATGCTCCGCGATACGCCGCAATACCGCCATATTCTGCGGAATGTTTGCACCAAAGTTATGCGGGTGCCACCACAGATGAAAAACCTGTCCGTGGCGAGCTGCATACTCCATGCCCTGCAGAATACGGCGCAGACGCAAGCCTTCCAACGCCTGCAAACGCCCCGACCAGGGCCGCAGGAACCGGCTGGCGGGAATATTGTACGGAAACTGCCGGGCAATATCCGTTAGCGAGTGGCAGTTGGAGCCGGAAAGGTCCAGATAAGCGTCGAGCAAGCGGGCGCCCCGCTTGTAGAGGCTTTGCTGCTCTTCGTTGCGCTCTTTATAAATCCAGGAGCTTTCGTTGCCCCGGTAGCTGGTGATGCCGAGCTCTTCGCAAACCGAGATGTACTCGGCATTATACTGATTACGGGGAAATACCAGGCTTCGCAACGTTATTCCCTGCTCGCGCGCCGTCTGTACGGCGGCTTCCAGGTCGGCCCGGAAAGACTCAGCTGTTTGGCCGCGCTCCAGGCAATAGTAGTGGCAGAAGGTGTGCGTTGCCATTTCCTGGCCCGGAGTGCTCCGAATCTTCTCAATCAGGGAGTACCCGAAATGATACGGATCCGTTGCTTCGTCGGGGCCTACCTGGTCCATCACCAGGTATGGCGACAGGTTGGTATCCACATACTGCGGGCGAACGGCAGGTAGATGACTCAGCATTTCCTGCTTGGTTCGAAAAAACAGCAGGCCTACTGTGGCCCACGTTACGCGCAGGCTGTATTCTTCAAACAGCGCCAGCATAGCCGGAATAGCTTGGCGCACCCCCAACAAGTTCTGCCCGTACTGCGCCAGCGTTTGCTGATCCCGCACGCCCCAGTTAATCTCGAAATCGAGAGAGATAACAAAACGCCCTTTCTCCTGGCTTCGTTGCGGTACTTGCTCTGTCATACCCGTCATTGGCTAGCTAAACAGCCTCAAAAAGTTCTCCTTGTTCGATACCACGGAGTAGCGCTCTACAATGGTGCGGCGCGCGGCGGTTCCCTGCGTAGCGCGCAGGTCCTGGCTGGCCAGCAGCTCACGCAAAGCGTTGTACCATTGCTCCGGCGTGTCGCACACAAAGCCATTCTGGCCATCCTGCACCACTTCCGTGTTCATCCCAACCGGAGAAACCAGTGCGGGCATTCCCAGCGACATATACTGCAGTGCCTTAAACGCACACTTTCCCCTGGCCCAGGGGTCGTCCACCAGCGGCATAAGCCCTAGGTTGAACTGACTTAGGTCGGCAATTTCTGTTTCCTTGTTCCAGGGCGTAAAGCGAAAATTCCGGAGGCCAGCATACTCAGGGCCTTGGTTGGAAATCACCCGAAACTCAAAGTCGTAGCCTTCCTGCTCCAGGCGCTCCAGCACCGGCCAGATCAAATCCAGGTGCCGGAGGGTAGTGTGCGTGCCCGTCCAACCGATAATAGGCCGTCCCGGCAGATACTGGTCACGGATCCGGTTGTGTAGGTTCTCCGTATCCAGCGTAGTGGGATTTATGAAAGAGTGCGCGTTGAACTGCAATGCGTAGTCGCGCAGGTAGGCGTTGCCACAGCTGACCTTGTACGCCCACCGGCATATCTGCCCAACCTTCTGCTGCCACTTAAGGCGGCTGATGAAGGTTTGTTCCCCGGCCGGATCTTTCATCCAGATAGCATCGTCAAAGTCGTATATGATCTTCTTTTGAAGAACCTTAGCGATGATCCACTCAAAAACCGGCGGACCGATAGGTGCGGCTTCCCGGTGAATAAACACAAAATCGTAGGAGGACACCGTAAACAGCAGCAGCAAACGGCGAAATAAACCCGCCAGAATACCCGCTACTTTGCTGACTACATGTCCCGGCTTATACAGAATTGACCAGGTATAATCGGACAGGAAGGGAGCCAAATGCCAGGTATGGCCGGCGGCGGTTAAATAGCTAAAGTACTGTTCGAACCGAAAACGTTGGGAAGGTGCTTTACCCAATGGATAAGGCACAATAAAAAGAATCCGCATGGATGAACGGCGAAATGGCTGCGTTGTAGACCCCAAAGATACGGCAATGTCGGCTCATAGCAGGCCCGGGGTCGTAGCACCGGGGTGCCTCGGTCTTCCCTAATAGGTGAGGCAGCTTACACAGCTCTTCCCCAGTCCTTCATTGCTACACCGTATTACTTCTGCAAC belongs to Hymenobacter sp. J193 and includes:
- a CDS encoding polysaccharide deacetylase family protein, with the translated sequence MTEQVPQRSQEKGRFVISLDFEINWGVRDQQTLAQYGQNLLGVRQAIPAMLALFEEYSLRVTWATVGLLFFRTKQEMLSHLPAVRPQYVDTNLSPYLVMDQVGPDEATDPYHFGYSLIEKIRSTPGQEMATHTFCHYYCLERGQTAESFRADLEAAVQTAREQGITLRSLVFPRNQYNAEYISVCEELGITSYRGNESSWIYKERNEEQQSLYKRGARLLDAYLDLSGSNCHSLTDIARQFPYNIPASRFLRPWSGRLQALEGLRLRRILQGMEYAARHGQVFHLWWHPHNFGANIPQNMAVLRRIAEHYRNLQRTYGMVSQSMGDLATELQQNTSSTSVV
- a CDS encoding glycosyltransferase family 4 protein, which produces MAPFLSDYTWSILYKPGHVVSKVAGILAGLFRRLLLLFTVSSYDFVFIHREAAPIGPPVFEWIIAKVLQKKIIYDFDDAIWMKDPAGEQTFISRLKWQQKVGQICRWAYKVSCGNAYLRDYALQFNAHSFINPTTLDTENLHNRIRDQYLPGRPIIGWTGTHTTLRHLDLIWPVLERLEQEGYDFEFRVISNQGPEYAGLRNFRFTPWNKETEIADLSQFNLGLMPLVDDPWARGKCAFKALQYMSLGMPALVSPVGMNTEVVQDGQNGFVCDTPEQWYNALRELLASQDLRATQGTAARRTIVERYSVVSNKENFLRLFS